One stretch of Streptomyces sp. NBC_00443 DNA includes these proteins:
- a CDS encoding enoyl-CoA hydratase/isomerase family protein: protein MPDSPRVPGNPVDSLVQQATDNQVCRITLNRPETLNAITPDQRERIIELLTEASADPAVRAVVLTGTGRGFCAGADLRGGSAAGERVPGDVARTIRLGAQRLISAVLDCEKPVIAAVNGTAAGLGAHLAFACDLVLAAESAKFIEVFVRRGLVPDGGGAYLLPRLVGPQRAKELMFFGDALTAADAQRLDLVNRVVPDGELDKTAMEWAARLATGPTRALALTKQLVNASLDSDRATAFAAEAAAQEINMTTEDAREGVASFVERRNAEYRGR from the coding sequence ATGCCCGATTCCCCCCGTGTGCCCGGAAATCCCGTCGATTCATTGGTACAGCAGGCCACTGACAACCAGGTCTGCCGTATCACCCTCAACCGCCCCGAAACCCTCAACGCCATCACCCCTGACCAGCGAGAACGCATCATCGAACTGCTCACCGAAGCCTCCGCGGACCCTGCCGTGCGGGCCGTCGTACTGACCGGCACGGGCCGTGGCTTCTGCGCCGGCGCGGATCTGCGGGGCGGGTCGGCGGCCGGCGAACGGGTCCCGGGCGATGTCGCCCGCACGATCCGCCTCGGCGCCCAGCGGCTGATCTCGGCCGTACTCGACTGCGAAAAGCCGGTGATCGCCGCGGTGAACGGCACCGCGGCGGGCCTCGGCGCGCACCTCGCGTTCGCCTGCGACCTCGTACTGGCCGCCGAATCCGCCAAGTTCATCGAGGTGTTCGTGCGACGCGGCCTCGTCCCCGACGGTGGCGGCGCCTATCTCCTCCCCCGCCTCGTCGGCCCCCAGCGGGCGAAGGAACTGATGTTCTTCGGCGACGCGCTCACAGCCGCTGACGCGCAGCGGCTCGACCTCGTCAACCGGGTCGTGCCGGACGGGGAGTTGGACAAGACGGCCATGGAGTGGGCAGCCCGCCTCGCCACCGGCCCCACCCGCGCCCTCGCCCTCACCAAACAGCTCGTCAACGCCTCCCTCGACTCCGACCGCGCCACCGCCTTCGCGGCGGAGGCGGCCGCGCAGGAGATCAACATGACGACGGAGGACGCCCGGGAAGGGGTGGCGAGTTTCGTGGAGCGCAGGAACGCCGAGTACAGGGGTCGGTAG
- a CDS encoding MFS transporter, with protein sequence MTQTTEAAAVDGTPPRPRRNRIHRAWFVAAVAFVTIIGAAAFRSVPGLLIDPLHDEFGWSRGTIGAAVSINLALYGLTAPFAAALMDRFGMRRVVAVALTMIAIGSGLTVWMTAAWQLLLCWGLLVGLGTGSMALAFAATVTNRWFTERRGLVTGILTAASASGQLIFLPVLALMVDAGDWRPAAVTVALAALAVVPFVWLLLRDHPADVGVKPYGAKEFVPKPPPARGAARRAVTVLFSAARTGPFWLLAGTFAICGASTNGLIQTHFVPAAHDHGMPVPAAASLLAVIGVFDVVGTIASGWLTDRFDSRRLLAVYYALRGVSLLFLPMLLSATVHPSMLFFIVFYGLDWVATVPPTVALCREHYGEDSAIVFGWVLASHQVGAALVAFLGGVARDVFGTYDMVWYASGALCAAAALMALVIRRRPVSPAVAAA encoded by the coding sequence GTGACGCAGACAACCGAAGCCGCCGCCGTCGACGGGACCCCGCCGAGGCCCCGTCGCAACCGTATCCACCGTGCCTGGTTCGTCGCCGCCGTCGCCTTCGTGACGATCATCGGGGCCGCCGCCTTCCGCTCCGTGCCGGGGCTGCTCATCGATCCGCTGCACGACGAGTTCGGCTGGTCGCGCGGCACGATCGGGGCCGCCGTCTCCATCAACCTGGCCCTGTACGGCCTGACCGCCCCCTTCGCCGCCGCCCTGATGGACCGCTTCGGCATGCGGCGCGTGGTCGCGGTCGCGCTCACCATGATCGCGATCGGCTCGGGCCTGACGGTGTGGATGACGGCCGCCTGGCAACTGCTGCTGTGCTGGGGGCTGCTGGTGGGCCTCGGTACCGGCTCGATGGCGCTGGCCTTCGCCGCGACGGTCACCAACCGCTGGTTCACCGAGCGGCGCGGTCTGGTCACCGGCATCCTCACCGCCGCCTCGGCCTCCGGCCAGCTGATCTTCCTGCCCGTGCTGGCCCTGATGGTCGACGCGGGCGACTGGCGCCCGGCCGCCGTCACGGTCGCCCTCGCGGCCCTCGCGGTGGTCCCCTTCGTCTGGCTGCTGCTGCGCGACCACCCGGCCGACGTGGGCGTGAAGCCGTACGGCGCGAAGGAGTTCGTGCCCAAGCCGCCCCCCGCCCGGGGTGCCGCTCGCCGGGCGGTGACGGTGCTCTTCTCGGCGGCCCGCACCGGCCCCTTCTGGCTGCTCGCCGGGACCTTCGCGATCTGCGGTGCCTCCACCAACGGCCTCATCCAGACCCACTTCGTGCCCGCCGCCCACGACCACGGCATGCCCGTCCCGGCCGCCGCCTCGCTGCTCGCGGTCATCGGCGTGTTCGACGTGGTCGGCACGATCGCCTCCGGCTGGCTCACCGACCGCTTCGACTCACGCCGACTGCTCGCGGTCTACTACGCCCTGCGCGGCGTCTCCCTGCTGTTCCTGCCGATGCTGCTCTCCGCCACGGTCCACCCGTCGATGCTCTTCTTCATCGTCTTCTACGGCCTCGACTGGGTCGCCACCGTCCCGCCCACCGTGGCCCTGTGCCGGGAGCACTACGGCGAGGACAGCGCCATCGTCTTCGGCTGGGTCCTCGCCTCCCACCAGGTCGGCGCCGCGCTGGTGGCCTTCCTCGGCGGGGTCGCGCGGGACGTCTTCGGGACGTACGACATGGTCTGGTACGCCTCCGGTGCGCTGTGCGCGGCGGCGGCGCTGATGGCGCTGGTGATCCGGCGACGGCCGGTTTCCCCGGCGGTGGCGGCGGCGTGA
- a CDS encoding GlxA family transcriptional regulator, producing the protein MSSEPEFRPHRVAVLALDGLLPFELGIPHRIFGRPKDSEGRHLYEVVTCSIRPPGPVRTDADFDIQVGSGPEALATADTVIIPASYELGPVFEEGVLTDELAAALARIRPGTRLASICTGVYVLAAAGLLDGRPATTHWADAERFQRLFPKIKVDADVLFIDEGDVLTSAGVAAGIDLCLHMVRRDHGTAIANEVARRTVVPPHRDGGQAQYIHRPVPDPQQASTTNARAWALGRLHEPIQLRDMAEQESMSVRTFTRRFREEVGGSPGQWLTQQRVERARHLLESTDLSVDQVAADAGFGTAQSMRQHLQTALGVTPTNYRRTFRTGSRADVQVAGGA; encoded by the coding sequence ATGAGCAGTGAGCCTGAGTTCCGACCGCATCGCGTGGCCGTCCTCGCCCTGGACGGGCTGCTCCCCTTCGAGCTGGGCATCCCGCACCGCATCTTCGGCCGCCCCAAGGACTCCGAGGGACGGCATCTGTACGAGGTCGTCACCTGCTCGATCCGGCCGCCCGGCCCCGTCAGGACGGACGCCGACTTCGACATCCAGGTGGGCAGCGGCCCGGAGGCGCTGGCCACCGCCGACACCGTGATCATCCCGGCGTCGTACGAGCTCGGCCCGGTCTTCGAGGAGGGCGTGCTGACCGACGAGCTGGCCGCCGCGCTCGCCCGCATCCGCCCCGGCACCCGGCTCGCCTCCATCTGCACCGGCGTCTACGTCCTCGCCGCCGCCGGCCTGCTCGACGGCCGCCCGGCCACCACGCACTGGGCCGACGCCGAGCGCTTCCAGCGGCTGTTCCCGAAGATCAAGGTCGACGCGGACGTCCTGTTCATCGACGAGGGCGACGTGCTGACCTCGGCCGGCGTCGCGGCCGGGATCGACCTGTGCCTGCACATGGTCCGCCGCGACCACGGCACTGCGATCGCCAACGAGGTGGCCCGCCGCACGGTCGTACCGCCCCATCGGGACGGCGGCCAGGCCCAGTACATCCACCGCCCCGTCCCCGACCCGCAGCAGGCGTCCACGACCAATGCCCGCGCGTGGGCGCTGGGCCGTCTCCACGAGCCGATCCAGCTGCGTGACATGGCCGAGCAGGAGTCCATGTCCGTACGGACGTTCACGCGCCGCTTCCGCGAGGAGGTCGGCGGCAGCCCCGGCCAGTGGCTCACCCAGCAACGCGTAGAACGCGCCCGGCACCTCCTGGAGTCCACCGACCTCTCGGTCGACCAGGTGGCCGCCGACGCCGGCTTCGGCACGGCCCAGTCGATGCGCCAGCACCTACAGACGGCGCTCGGCGTCACACCCACCAACTATCGCCGCACCTTCCGCACCGGAAGCCGGGCCGACGTCCAGGTCGCCGGCGGCGCTTGA
- a CDS encoding Zn-dependent alcohol dehydrogenase: MRGVLFDGKQVQVVDDLEVREPGPGEVLVAISAAGLCHSDLSVVDGTIPFPVPVVLGHEGAGVVEAVGVGVTHVEPGDHVALSTLANCGTCAECDRGRPTMCRQAIGRPGRPFRRGEQAVFQFASNSAFAERTVVKAVQVVRIPKDIPMPSAALIGCGVLTGVGAVLNRAKVDRGDSVLVIGTGGIGLNVLQGARIAGALRIVAVDANPAKEAVARQFGATDFLTSTEGVRELLPTGADHAFECVGRVELIRQAVDLLDRHGQAVLLGVPPAGAEASFVVSSMYLDKSILGCRYGSSRPQRDIALYAELYRDGRLLLDELVTQTYPVEEFERAAADAEAGKVARGVLTF; this comes from the coding sequence ATGCGCGGTGTGCTGTTCGACGGCAAGCAGGTGCAGGTCGTGGACGATCTGGAGGTGCGGGAACCGGGGCCCGGCGAGGTGCTGGTCGCGATCTCGGCGGCCGGGCTGTGCCACAGCGATCTGTCCGTAGTGGACGGGACCATACCCTTCCCGGTTCCTGTGGTGCTGGGCCATGAGGGCGCGGGAGTTGTGGAAGCGGTGGGGGTGGGAGTCACCCATGTCGAGCCCGGGGATCATGTGGCCCTGTCCACGCTCGCCAACTGCGGGACGTGCGCGGAGTGCGACCGGGGGCGGCCGACGATGTGCCGGCAGGCGATCGGGCGGCCGGGGCGGCCGTTCCGGCGGGGTGAGCAGGCGGTGTTCCAGTTCGCGTCCAACTCCGCCTTCGCGGAACGGACCGTGGTGAAGGCCGTACAGGTGGTGCGTATCCCGAAGGACATTCCCATGCCCTCGGCCGCGCTCATCGGGTGCGGGGTGCTGACGGGCGTGGGCGCCGTGCTCAACCGGGCGAAGGTGGACCGCGGGGACAGCGTCCTCGTGATCGGTACCGGCGGCATCGGCCTCAACGTTCTTCAGGGCGCGCGGATCGCGGGTGCCCTGCGGATCGTCGCCGTGGACGCAAATCCGGCGAAGGAGGCTGTGGCGCGGCAGTTCGGGGCGACCGACTTCCTGACCTCGACGGAGGGCGTGCGGGAACTGCTGCCGACGGGGGCGGACCATGCCTTCGAGTGCGTGGGGCGGGTGGAGCTCATCCGGCAGGCCGTCGACCTGCTCGACCGGCACGGGCAGGCGGTTCTCCTGGGGGTTCCGCCGGCCGGCGCCGAGGCCTCCTTCGTCGTGTCCTCCATGTACCTCGACAAGTCCATCCTGGGATGCCGGTACGGGTCGTCCAGGCCACAGCGGGATATCGCGCTGTACGCCGAGCTGTACCGGGACGGGCGGCTGCTGCTGGACGAACTGGTGACGCAGACGTATCCGGTCGAGGAGTTCGAGAGGGCGGCGGCCGATGCGGAGGCGGGGAAGGTGGCGCGGGGCGTGCTCACGTTCTGA
- a CDS encoding flavin reductase family protein → MGHAGMAAVAVRYLRSADAPPVEALPRPALRCVGEDERAPIPQAEFRRVLGNFASGVAVVTAPATAIATDPQVTADAPQGAAPAGFACQSFSSLSLDPPLVAFMVGRTSTTWPRIARAGVFCVNVLSAGQGELCRAFAMSGTDKFAGVTYDAAPVSGSPRLAGTLAWIDCTIHAVHTGGDHLIVVGRVDALGASDGDEAPLLFHKGRFI, encoded by the coding sequence ATGGGACACGCAGGAATGGCCGCCGTCGCCGTCCGCTACCTCAGGTCGGCCGACGCACCGCCCGTAGAGGCGCTGCCGCGCCCGGCGCTGCGCTGTGTCGGCGAGGACGAGCGGGCGCCGATCCCGCAGGCGGAGTTCCGGCGGGTGCTCGGGAACTTCGCGTCGGGGGTGGCCGTTGTCACGGCACCTGCCACCGCCATCGCAACCGATCCACAAGTCACCGCCGACGCTCCTCAGGGCGCCGCCCCCGCCGGTTTCGCCTGCCAGTCCTTCTCGTCCCTCTCCCTCGACCCGCCTCTGGTCGCCTTCATGGTCGGCCGTACGTCGACGACGTGGCCGCGCATCGCCCGCGCGGGCGTCTTCTGCGTCAACGTCCTGAGCGCCGGCCAGGGCGAGTTGTGCCGCGCCTTCGCGATGAGCGGCACGGACAAGTTCGCGGGGGTCACGTACGACGCGGCCCCCGTGTCCGGCTCCCCCCGCCTCGCGGGCACGCTCGCCTGGATCGACTGCACGATCCACGCGGTGCACACGGGCGGCGACCACCTCATCGTCGTAGGGCGGGTGGACGCCCTGGGGGCGAGCGACGGCGACGAGGCACCGCTGCTGTTCCACAAGGGTCGGTTCATCTAG